Proteins co-encoded in one Oreochromis aureus strain Israel breed Guangdong linkage group 3, ZZ_aureus, whole genome shotgun sequence genomic window:
- the LOC120435346 gene encoding uncharacterized protein LOC120435346, producing the protein MFVSCTTVSGFLWPRGRRGVFALDCVRQPWCTLSRRICGEFLKCVCLQVLSWRTVPNPSISMSHPAKLRIILKDHNIRKLDLPHGIPGTVEELESIVKDTFEVDGKFTLHYKDADFGEEYFSLTSTGDIKDKDTLKVVQIIEPPTVTLTFSDVDSSFISASETLVNASAMSETSSVSCGTSCSSGSQDTVILSSPEHLSQRLHSAGLPVFCSSLCL; encoded by the exons ATGTTCGTATCGTGCACAACAGTTTCTGGATTCTTGTGGCCTCGTGGGAGAAGAGGTGTGTTTGCCCTTGACTGTGTTCG ACAACCTTGGTGCACACTCTCTCGGAGGATTTGTGGAGAGTTTCTCAAGTGCGTAtgtctgcaggttttgtctTGGAGAACGGTCCCAAATCCAA GTATCTCAATGTCTCATCCTGCTAAACTTCGGATCATACTCAAAGACCATAACATTCGAAAATTGGACTTACCACATGGAATCCCTGGAACAGTGGAGGAACTTGAATCTATTGTGAAAGACACTTTTGAGGTTGATGGAAAGTTTACTTTGCACTATAAGGATGCTGACTTTGGAGAAGAATATTTTTCTCTGACATCAACAGGTGATATCAAGGACAAGGACACACTCAAGGTGGTTCAGATTATTGAACCCCCCACAGTTACTCTGACATTTAGTGATGTAGACAGTTCCTTTATATCTGCATCAGAGACCTTGGTCAATGCTTCAGCAATGTCAGAGACTTCCAGTGTGTCCTGTGGCACCAGTTGCTCATCTGGATCTCAGGATACAGTAATTCTTTCCTCACCTGAACATCTGAGTCAGCGTTTACACAGCGCTGGCCTACCAGTTTTCTGTTCCTCGCTTTGCTTATGA